The DNA sequence ATTTCCTATtgtttgtaaaaatgaaaacagatGAATGAGAATATAGGGACACAGAAACATGATACAAACATAACACATAATTTACTTGGATGTGTACTGATTACATGCTAGTAAAATGCTTCAATCCTAgagtaataatatattattgttattaaatGAAGCTCTAAGTACAAATCTACAGTTAATAAGGAGATTACTCTCACAATTAACTTTGCAAAAAAGATATCTGGCCTAGAGAGATTACTCTtaacaattaattatacaaCAAGAAGTTACCAAAAACAGTGCATGGAAACTCACGACAATCATGGATGAAGATAATCACAGAAAGCTCCCTTTTTGCAGCGACCGCTCTCATAGAATTTGCACACCCTCTGCCCCTTTGGAAGAGGCCTCGAATATCCACCACTGCTGTACTGCTGACGGCCCCACGGCGGTCTGCCCCTCCCGCCCCCGAATCCCGGATCACTACCTTGATAACCCCCCCATTCTCTAGGACAGTTGAACCTATCACCACCGAACTTGCGCTGCCCGTCCCATGGCTGATTCCCGTTTCTAGGGCTCCGGATCGAGTTTGGGTTGGCCCAGTTGGGGCCCTGGTTCGCTCCCCATGGGAGGTTCGCCATCCCCTGGGCAGCTGACCCTCCGAGGACGAGATTGACATTACCTTGCACTGTGACTAGGTTGATGTTGCCTGGCATCTGTCCCCAACTGGGATCCGTAGCATCGGATCCCAGCCCAGGAGCCATGGCTGGTCCAGCACCAGCACCGACCATCTCTTGGTTCGGTGCAGGAGAGTGGTGGAATTCCGAACCGGGATCCCCAGAATGAACTGCAGCGCTTGTTTCACCCTCACTGCTTGCAGATGAATTCACGCTCGACCTTCGGAAAAAATCGAAGGCGTCAACTGGAGATGTTCCATTCGGTTTACATGGGGCAGAGGATTGGGATGTCAGATGTACATCGCTGGTGGAGCTGAATGCATCACTTTTTCGAGGTTCTGGGGTTGGGCTAAAACCCTCAATTGAACTAAAGCAATCGTCTTTACAATCTTCAAGCAATTCTCGAGCAAACTTGATGGCTGAAGTAGGTGAAGGCAGAGCGCCTCGCGATTCCATAGCATCCACTTCAGCCAACAGATCAGACACTGAATCCTCACCTAGAGCAACAAACTCAATTGGCTCATTCATTATAGCAAGCCAATTAGGTCCATTCGATGGagtatgggacggaggagcaTGAGAAAGATGGAGGGCTTCGGGTGCAGAGGCATCAGCATTTTCCCCGGTGACTTCAGGTGGGCCTGCAGCAGAATCCCATTCCTGCATAGGTGGTCTTGCAGCCTGTGTCTGGGAATATCCACACCATTCATCAGCTACATCTGGGAGCTGGATGCCACCAATCCCTAGATTAGATGCACCGATCCAGCCTGGGTCAGAATTAGGTATAGGATGATTTTTACACCCAGGCTTCGTGTCAGTTTCCTGAGCTGCCAGATCTTCATTGTTGGATCTTGGTGCAGGACTCAGCAGCTCCAGAAAACTCGTGCCATGCGCAGGAATATCTGCATCTACTGAATGCTGGTTTTGAGTCTTCGAGGTGGGACTAAGAAGATCCAAGACATCTATATTCTCAGGCTGTTTACTTGAAACCAGCGACGTTGATACAGAAGTCAAAACCGGTGCAGGTTCAGGGATGGTTGAGCTCAAGTTGATGTTCAGGGATCTCAAATTTCCTTCGGAAGATTGGCCTGTTCGGTCATCATCTTTATGTTTAGTTCGAAGTTCACCTTCACAGGGTATAGGATTTTGAGTCGGCCTAGCTGCATTCTTTTCTCCATTTTGGGAACTAAGGTTTAATTCATCACTCTCTCGGACTCGATCAGTCAAAGGTTCATCTCTCGTCCCAGGGCCTGATGGAGGAAGCAGATCATGTAATTGGACACCATCAGCAATTGGATTGCCATCTTTAAGCAAATCCCAACATCGAGGCCAGCCAGAGGAGCTAGACTCGTCTACTTTCACAGGTCCAGCTGCGGTGTCAGGCAAAACATCCGAATTGCTACACCCATCAACTTCAGTTTGTTTAGCATCTTTAGTAGTCCCATTTACACCCTCGCTCGGGATAACTCCCCCAGTGGGCCTGTTTTCCTTTGAACTTGAAGAGGCTTTATGTGACATATTTGGTGCTGCATACAATTTCCCATCCAAAGCATCAGTTAGAAGTAACGAGTCATATTGCTCGTGATTGGTCCATATCCGCATATCATGCGGAAACAGTCCAGTACTATTACATCTCCGCAGCTGCATCATGGAAAAAGGTCCTTGAATCTTACTATTGGGGTCACGATAATGCCAAAGTTTCTCAGTTTCTATGTTGTCAGCAGGCTGTGAGTTTCCGACGGAGGCAATTGCAGTCGATGTCTCCGACCCAGACCTTTCCATAGCTTGATCATTCCTAGCACCAGAAGGTGAGCAACCAATATCAATCTGGTTTGTGTGTTTCTCCAAATCATTTGATGCACTAGCATTTGTTTTCTCCGTGATTCTATCTTGCATCTCTACAGAATGCTCTTTGCCTGAATAAGATGCATAGCAAATTTCTGCATATTAATATTGAGGAAGAGCGAGCATTTCGTTGACCTTTCTACAACTTAATGTCAcatcttttattaaaaaaaatggactcACAATCAGTTCCAggaaatggagaataaagtatataataaCGTGTGGGGTGcagcaaataaataaacagTATCCGAAGAGTATGTGATGTACCTTTTTTACTGTGGTCACTACTTCTGATATCTTCTTCAGATTCATAATTTGGGTTCATAGTCGGATCAGCATGTATCTCTAGAACTTCAGAAATTCTGCGTTGGCGCTCCTCAGGTGATTTTAGCAACAGTAATCTCTCGGCATTTTTTCTAAGCGTGAAGAGAGTCAAGGAACTTAATGGAACACATAAAAAGgtatatgaaaatgacaattattaagcaacaaattatgaataaattatttcaaatcttattttgCCAACTGTCTATAACAAACGTGGAATAAAAAAGCACCCAAGGTCTAAGTCAATATGCTCCAAGAACTATTGAAAGTGCAGCACATCGGTGAAGTCGTCAGATGATAGAATTTCATCTAATGATTTAAATTGGGAAGACGCCAGTGATTTTCCAGAAGTTGGTATTTGAATCtagaaaactaaatttttttgcaCCATAATTTAAGGAGGTATAATATTACATTTACATAATAAATGCAGTTGTAATAGATGAAGgatattgtttcttaatccCCTTCCCGCCAGGTTGGTCTCTAAGATGACTTAGCCGCAATATTTCCGCCTCAAGCCACTGTGTtcagaaaattacaaaatcagAACCAACAACAGCCACAAAACCTAGCCGTAAGAAAAGGTTAAAAGCTGTGGATCAGATGTAGTGTTTTTTCTTGCTTCTTTAAAGGGCACAAGAAGAGAACTGGTTCTTTGGAAGAACAATATCGTGGTAACTGATCACAAAACTTAAATTCACAGATAAGAAGAACCAGCAAACTCACATCATTGACTCTAACTGATTGAAGTGCAGAGGCTTTCTTTTTTACCTCATCCTGCAAATATAAAACAGATAAATGGTATGATAGTGTTGCAGTTATATGCCAGATTAAGAAGCAATTGAACATGAGGACTTACAACAGTAAATTGTTTCACAAGACCGCATCTAATGCTCTGACGTAGCCATTTGCATTCGTCCTgaataaaggaaaaaagataCGGGCGTTCATGGTTGTGCAGTCAACTTGGGCCAGAATTTTGTGGGGTCCACATAAGTATATGCTGATACTATACTATATCACAATTCTACCACATGTCCAGACATAAGGCTGctatttctataatttttcaaaaaagtaTTCTATTTTAACACTCCGTATATAGTTCATAAATAAGTTTAATGATCTTTACAGTGCATAGCTTTtgaagtgtgtgtgtaaaaaaacaaacatttcatgaatgaaaataacctccagaaatatctaaaattaaactaaagcATTAGAGATCTGTAAGAAACTCATTGATAAGATATCCTTTGTTACCTCAGTAAACTCTTCATTTGAAATGGAATCGATAGATACAACTTCTCTTCTGTCCAAATTTAGAACTTCAAGCATGACATCTGCTGTCTTGTTTCCAATTTTATAGGGCTCGGCCACCTTGCTAGTACCtgaattatgaatacaatatATTGAAGACAAAATAATTGTCAGGACAAAGGTCCTAGCAAGCAGtgcaaaaaggaaaattgaaacaGCTAAAGCAAAAGTACATGCACTATACCTATAACTTGGACAAGCCTATGCACTTCTGGTTTCTGATCATTGGCTGATATTTTGATCCTTGCAATAGATCCAATAACCTTGTCATTGAAACTCTCACGATTTTCAGCAAGAGTCACCATCAAATCACGCCGCAAATAGATCAGATTGATATTATGAACATCAATTGCAGCATATTCATTCAGATCAAGATCAAGCTGGGCTACTCTGTTTTCATTCTTCTTGCGTGTTTTCCGCTTTCTACTGTTACTTGGCACTGGCAGTAGCAAcccatttatttttctattggCATCCAAATTATTTGCAGCAGATCTAACAGCTCTAGCAGGAAAGAACCGATTTTTCTGGGTATCTTCCTTTACAACAAAATGAAAGTCAAGGAGCTTCAGCATTTCAGTTTGATCAACATATGGCTttccaaatatatttttgagcCTTTGATCACATACAATTTGACTCTTCTGATGTGGGTCCCAGAGATTGTTTCTCTTCACATATTCAACCAATAGTGTTTGAACATCAAACTGTGACAAAGCAGATGTGTCGCCGTTCTTCATGTGTTTAACAAAACCCAAGAGGTCTTTAGATGCCCATTCAGTACTGTCAACCGCCAGCTTGTCTTTCTCTATGCTACTTGTGTTCTTGCTGATGCACGGTTTGTTAGTATTTTTGACGCTGCACGGATCATCTAGATCTTTTTTAATGCATGGCTCATAAACAACTTCCTTAATGTCTGGCTCTACTTTCGGTTTCACAGTCTCTTTGCTGTAAGTTGGGCCATGTTCTCCAGTGtcattgtttaattttttgacatGGTTGCCGTTACTCAAAAGTGATGTTTGTAACCCATCATTTTGTACCAAATTCATCTCGATGCGGGGCTTATTCAACTCGAAATGTCCAGTACCACTATATGATATAGAAACGCCTGCGCCAACTGAAGAGGGGACTGCATTATTTAACCGCGGGTTACGCGTCACTGCAGCCACACCTTTCCAGGGGCTTTTGGCTTGAGTGAGCTCACTCAGTGTAAAAGATAATTTCTCTTTTAAGGCTACCCAATACATCTTGAAGAGATACTCCCAGCTAAGTTTGTCGTCAAAATCTACTTGAATCTGCACAAGATAAGCCCAGTAGAATGAACACATATCGTACAAGTATGgatagaattaaattatcGCACCAGGGTACAACTTCCATTTTATTCTAAGATTATAAGTTCACATCATGAGAAAGTTATTTATATCGGTAATCTGAAGACTTCTTTCAGACATGTTACGGGAGTATTGACTCAACAAGTAATGTTGCCCCAAATGGCAGACCTTAAATACAACTATCTATGTGTAATTTGAAGTCCTCAATATCGCTAACTTTCCTCATTTGTCCGTTTTTAAGCTGGAACataaaaatccacaaaagattTCTAGGAACAAAACGAAAGTACTCATTATCATAATCAGTTTATAACAGAGGGAGAGATCTACGATGATgccaaaataatgaataattaagCCTTCCTCACTGTGAAGTAAATCTCATCAACAAACTTACTCAATAAACCTACAATTCGGCCAAacaatttttagaatttaataaatgcaaaagaaaaatcaacATACCGAATCATTGGTTGCATGGTCTTTATTTTCAATCATCATGATAGTTTTCATGCATGTTGGGCAAAACCCCATGTTTCCTCTCACACTCACGAAATCCGCATCTTTAGTGCATCCCTTGCACCACGAATAGGTGCAAGTGTAGCACATATAATGCGAAGTCTTCTTGCATCCACTACATATGTGCCACCCTGTGAGAAATAGCAGCATAGCAATGTAGATAAGCAACACAGACTTATGGaatgaaaacagaaaataggAAAACAGTGTGCATTACAATAGGAGAGGGGTGCGAAATTTGAGGAAAATATGCAATGTtgcaaaaaagtaaataggCTTCAACGTGTAAGAAATGCATGCCACATACATGTAATGTCATTGCAAGTTCATAGGGTTTTTCAGTCAATCGCACAACACCACAGACCAACTAAAAGTTATAATTGTATAATTAGTTAGCAGTACAGAACATTAGAGGTATATAGAAATTCTTAGTTCTTCAAATGAAACTAATAAAGGCGACTTACCGCAGTTCCATTTAGCTTTTGATTTGAAAAAGGCTTCATCGCGTTTGATACAAGCTGGATGGTACGCCTTCGGACAACCCCTaaagaaaacaacataaaCTCATTATATCCCAAAATTGGATCTATATTACTACTCCACTACTTATTCTACTAACATAAACACATTCAACAAACAATTAATCTGCCATATGAAAACATGGAGGGACAGAGACGCAACGGAATCAACCACACATTCTACAAAAACTTGGTCTACTAGATGAGAAAGTGATGACAGCAATTataattagcaattaatccTCATCATCTACAAACTCACTTTCGATCACAGAGTACCAGAGAGCCTCCATCAAAGCAAATAAAGCAAACAtcctcatcttcatcttcaactTCAACTTTCACCTTCTTAATCGGTGGAGGCTTCGCCGTGAGCTGCCCTTTCGGCGGCCGTCCTCGCTTACGCTTCTCACAGACAACCGGAGCAGCAGCAGTCAGATCTGGAACTACCACCGCCGGTGAAGGATGCACAACCGATGGAGTAGAAACCACCGGGTCCTCATCGCCGAAGCCCGTGGTCTGAGCGACGGCAGCTAACAGTGTCTCTATATTCTCCATAGCCAAAACCCTAGAAAATCTCAACTCCTCCAGCAACCAATCCACCCGAGATGAGTATCAATTCTCATGAAATTCAATCAAGTTCcagaaaagcaaaaaaataattaaatttgaaaccaAATTGAAG is a window from the Salvia hispanica cultivar TCC Black 2014 chromosome 1, UniMelb_Shisp_WGS_1.0, whole genome shotgun sequence genome containing:
- the LOC125214268 gene encoding zinc finger CCCH domain-containing protein 44-like isoform X1; its protein translation is MENIETLLAAVAQTTGFGDEDPVVSTPSVVHPSPAVVVPDLTAAAPVVCEKRKRGRPPKGQLTAKPPPIKKVKVEVEDEDEDVCFICFDGGSLVLCDRKGCPKAYHPACIKRDEAFFKSKAKWNCGWHICSGCKKTSHYMCYTCTYSWCKGCTKDADFVSVRGNMGFCPTCMKTIMMIENKDHATNDSIQVDFDDKLSWEYLFKMYWVALKEKLSFTLSELTQAKSPWKGVAAVTRNPRLNNAVPSSVGAGVSISYSGTGHFELNKPRIEMNLVQNDGLQTSLLSNGNHVKKLNNDTGEHGPTYSKETVKPKVEPDIKEVVYEPCIKKDLDDPCSVKNTNKPCISKNTSSIEKDKLAVDSTEWASKDLLGFVKHMKNGDTSALSQFDVQTLLVEYVKRNNLWDPHQKSQIVCDQRLKNIFGKPYVDQTEMLKLLDFHFVVKEDTQKNRFFPARAVRSAANNLDANRKINGLLLPVPSNSRKRKTRKKNENRVAQLDLDLNEYAAIDVHNINLIYLRRDLMVTLAENRESFNDKVIGSIARIKISANDQKPEVHRLVQVIGTSKVAEPYKIGNKTADVMLEVLNLDRREVVSIDSISNEEFTEDECKWLRQSIRCGLVKQFTVDEVKKKASALQSVRVNDWLEAEILRLSHLRDQPGGKGIKKQLRKNAERLLLLKSPEERQRRISEVLEIHADPTMNPNYESEEDIRSSDHSKKGKEHSVEMQDRITEKTNASASNDLEKHTNQIDIGCSPSGARNDQAMERSGSETSTAIASVGNSQPADNIETEKLWHYRDPNSKIQGPFSMMQLRRCNSTGLFPHDMRIWTNHEQYDSLLLTDALDGKLYAAPNMSHKASSSSKENRPTGGVIPSEGVNGTTKDAKQTEVDGCSNSDVLPDTAAGPVKVDESSSSGWPRCWDLLKDGNPIADGVQLHDLLPPSGPGTRDEPLTDRVRESDELNLSSQNGEKNAARPTQNPIPCEGELRTKHKDDDRTGQSSEGNLRSLNINLSSTIPEPAPVLTSVSTSLVSSKQPENIDVLDLLSPTSKTQNQHSVDADIPAHGTSFLELLSPAPRSNNEDLAAQETDTKPGCKNHPIPNSDPGWIGASNLGIGGIQLPDVADEWCGYSQTQAARPPMQEWDSAAGPPEVTGENADASAPEALHLSHAPPSHTPSNGPNWLAIMNEPIEFVALGEDSVSDLLAEVDAMESRGALPSPTSAIKFARELLEDCKDDCFSSIEGFSPTPEPRKSDAFSSTSDVHLTSQSSAPCKPNGTSPVDAFDFFRRSSVNSSASSEGETSAAVHSGDPGSEFHHSPAPNQEMVGAGAGPAMAPGLGSDATDPSWGQMPGNINLVTVQGNVNLVLGGSAAQGMANLPWGANQGPNWANPNSIRSPRNGNQPWDGQRKFGGDRFNCPREWGGYQGSDPGFGGGRGRPPWGRQQYSSGGYSRPLPKGQRVCKFYESGRCKKGAFCDYLHP
- the LOC125214268 gene encoding zinc finger CCCH domain-containing protein 44-like isoform X2, whose product is MENIETLLAAVAQTTGFGDEDPVVSTPSVVHPSPAVVVPDLTAAAPVVCEKRKRGRPPKGQLTAKPPPIKKVKVEVEDEDEDVCFICFDGGSLVLCDRKGCPKAYHPACIKRDEAFFKSKAKWNCGWHICSGCKKTSHYMCYTCTYSWCKGCTKDADFVSVRGNMGFCPTCMKTIMMIENKDHATNDSIQVDFDDKLSWEYLFKMYWVALKEKLSFTLSELTQAKSPWKGVAAVTRNPRLNNAVPSSVGAGVSISYSGTGHFELNKPRIEMNLVQNDGLQTSLLSNGNHVKKLNNDTGEHGPTYSKETVKPKVEPDIKEVVYEPCIKKDLDDPCSVKNTNKPCISKNTSSIEKDKLAVDSTEWASKDLLGFVKHMKNGDTSALSQFDVQTLLVEYVKRNNLWDPHQKSQIVCDQRLKNIFGKPYVDQTEMLKLLDFHFVVKEDTQKNRFFPARAVRSAANNLDANRKINGLLLPVPSNSRKRKTRKKNENRVAQLDLDLNEYAAIDVHNINLIYLRRDLMVTLAENRESFNDKVIGSIARIKISANDQKPEVHRLVQVIGTSKVAEPYKIGNKTADVMLEVLNLDRREVVSIDSISNEEFTEDECKWLRQSIRCGLVKQFTVDEVKKKASALQSVRVNDWLEAEILRLSHLRDQPGGKGIKKQLRKNAERLLLLKSPEERQRRISEVLEIHADPTMNPNYESEEDIRSSDHSKKGKEHSVEMQDRITEKTNASASNDLEKHTNQIDIGCSPSGARNDQAMERSGSETSTAIASVGNSQPADNIETEKLWHYRDPNTPNMSHKASSSSKENRPTGGVIPSEGVNGTTKDAKQTEVDGCSNSDVLPDTAAGPVKVDESSSSGWPRCWDLLKDGNPIADGVQLHDLLPPSGPGTRDEPLTDRVRESDELNLSSQNGEKNAARPTQNPIPCEGELRTKHKDDDRTGQSSEGNLRSLNINLSSTIPEPAPVLTSVSTSLVSSKQPENIDVLDLLSPTSKTQNQHSVDADIPAHGTSFLELLSPAPRSNNEDLAAQETDTKPGCKNHPIPNSDPGWIGASNLGIGGIQLPDVADEWCGYSQTQAARPPMQEWDSAAGPPEVTGENADASAPEALHLSHAPPSHTPSNGPNWLAIMNEPIEFVALGEDSVSDLLAEVDAMESRGALPSPTSAIKFARELLEDCKDDCFSSIEGFSPTPEPRKSDAFSSTSDVHLTSQSSAPCKPNGTSPVDAFDFFRRSSVNSSASSEGETSAAVHSGDPGSEFHHSPAPNQEMVGAGAGPAMAPGLGSDATDPSWGQMPGNINLVTVQGNVNLVLGGSAAQGMANLPWGANQGPNWANPNSIRSPRNGNQPWDGQRKFGGDRFNCPREWGGYQGSDPGFGGGRGRPPWGRQQYSSGGYSRPLPKGQRVCKFYESGRCKKGAFCDYLHP